CAGAGCCCTTTATGCGATGCGCCTGGTACAGTTACAACAATGCATGTGGTTCTGCAACCACCTACTACAGACAAAGGTCTAATGTTTATTTCCAATAATGCCAAAAGCGTTCTAATTctcttttttgtgtgtgtgaataCCAGTGTTATCAATTATCGGCCATGGCAGATTTTGGTCTCCAATATGATAAATATGGGCTGTTATGGCAGGGTTTTCCTCCATAATCCGCTATTGCGGGATTTTGGCTCTCCGCCATGGACTGCCATTGATAACACTGGTGAATACAGCTTAATGATAAACTATTCTTTTTCAACCGTCGACTGTCATATGATTCCCAAACTGTTCCTTTTATTGGCTGTTCCATAATCGGCTTTGTCTAATGTGCACAAATTACTtttgcaccatgcacaagtttGTTTTCTACCATTGGATCAATAAAtcttatcatatcttatttaatttaaagttgTGATTTATTGATCCAATGTTGAAAGCatacttgtgcatggtgcaagATTTGTTTCACTTGTGCACCATATAATTGGGATCCAAAACATTCTTTTACAATTTCTCTTCTTAGTAGTAGAAATAGTTCATTTCATCGGTTGGGCAGGAAAATAAAAGGTCTGGCGACTGATACATTGTACCTAGGATCgtgtttttatatatagtaaataTACAATATTGCACTAGAggttttaacttaatttaaagtTTCAAACAAGTCCTTATCTATATCAATGTTTTAGTGACTTTCCGTCCAAAATTGTGAAAAAGTGTACCAAGTGGACATATGAAGTGTCAAAAACTGCAGCAGTTAAGGTCCAACTTTGTACACTATTTGTCATCCactttgtacttttttttttctacagtTTTGAATTGAAAATCACTAATTGTCCAATGTTGTTGTTGTCGTTTGCGAAAACAAAGgacattttttttcataagaAAAGATAGATGACATGTTTGAAACTTCAAAATAGTTAAAGGACTCTTGGTGCAGTTTTGCCTAATAAATATATTGTACAGTTAGCTTAATCAATGTTTTGTATGCAATTCCTTGTTATTTGGTGACTGTTGGGTTTGTCTTTGGTAATATACTGTTACGTAAATTCATTATAGAAGTGTTTGTTaaatatttacttattttttgacACTTCCCCGTGTATATTTATTCAActgtttttttcaatttcatttttagattCTTAGTTTCATCTTAGATCATATCAACAATATACAATAATATCTACTTTACAACacataaaaaattacatttatttcCTGAAATTTGGAGTTTACAATTGTTTTTATAGTTTAGTAGTTACTTTAGCTAATCCTACTTGAATCTTCTCATTTGAGAAAGAGAAGAAAGCAGAAAGAACAAATATAGAGTAGATATTAGATTGATTCTGTTGGAAACAATGTAAAACCAACACTTTAGATTGAAGTTGTCTAGTCACGTGTTAGGCAGTGCCTAACACCGATAtatgtgattacattcaattattctATTTTCCACAAATTATTACATGTGTCGGCCTGTCAGTGTCATGTCCATGTCATTGCTGCATAGATTGAAAACACTTGATTTTGCAAGTGTCAATTATAAATTTCTAATTATGCGTTTCAATTGCAAGATGTTTTTAAAAATGTGTCAAAACTGGGAAACCGTTTACGTATAATTGTAAATTTACTACTGTTTGGTTTGCCAAAATTCGATTTTCATTTAGCTTTAGTTCTTTATCTGACACATATTGACATGTTTCTCTTTTCTCCTTACACAGAGAAGAAAGCTGTCAAGGAAGTAACACAGCAAAGATGTGGTTGTGTTATTTTATAGCATCGAGATCGAATAGCAAATGTCATCATCTATCATAGGTGTTTACGGTTAAAGATGCTTCGTTTTCACGTAATCATTGGCTTTCAAAGATTTCCTCATACACAAATTATTTGGCTGCATACGTCATTGTTACTACACACAAAGAGTACTTGACTTGGTGGAGATTTTGTGAATCTAGAGGTTCTAAAGTTCTTATGAGATGTTTTTCTTCTTGTCATAGCTCTAATCACTGCgacttaatgaaatgaaatctcTACAAGTTTACCATTTGTTGTATTGCATCTGATGTGTATTTCGAAATTGTTCTTATACCTGTGCCTGATACAAAATGTTTGTAGACTTAACTGTGTTGAATACTTGAATGTGCTTTATTTTGgttattgtttatatatatggtAATGTTGCTACTCTTGTAAACTAATTTCATGTCTGTTATATAACTGGAATCAGATTACACACATTAACTGCGTCACACTCACATTCCAATCATCGCATACTCAACTTGTACTAGAAAGTCCTATACATAAGAGcaatattcatattcatatatacATCAGACATTCTCTACTTCTTATTATACCATAACTCAATTAAAATCATTCTCACTCATACCTTAATTGAAGTTTTACCACTAGAGGAGATTTTAGAGTACAAATCTAGGTACTTGATAAAAGAGACTCAATCCAAGATATTTGGTTAAGATTTCTAACACTCAAAATGAAAGATATCAAGTAGGGCGCCTTCTAGGGTGGGAGAGTCCAATAGGTCTCCCACCGTGGGCAAGTTTAAGTTTTAATGACAGCCGTTAGATTTTGATGGTGTATAGATTCTTTGGCACACCTGATTTTTTCTCCAACACACATCAACCACCTCAGGTAAAACACAACACCTTCCATAGATGGAATGAATCTATGATTTGTAGTGTCATGGGTAGCTAGACTAATATTTACTTGTGCAGGGGAGAAAACTCTCATTCATGAAAAAACTGGTAAAACAGGCAGCAACAAGTGAAAAGTTTCATTCCCACCATGGGAAAATGggaaaataaattatcattCCCACCTTAACCTGCTGTTGATAACAAAAGCTAAGCTAACTCTACTCTTGCTTGCCACACAAGCTAACTACCAATAGGAGTTAGTTATGGAGTTACAGGTTGTTAGAGTTTGTTGtaatagttagttagttagttagttgtcTTTATCATTTAGTATATAACCTTCATCATAAGGTTTGTAATCATTTTATtctatgaataaaaaatttcttctcCTTGGTTAAACTCATTCCCTGCCTAACTGTTCTGTTCTGCAACTCAACTGCTTCTTGCAGCCTCATTCATGGTATACATCAAGCACAATGCTTACTCTTTACACCTGCACCTTCATAATGACACCAATAGTCCTATGTATGCTCAACTTAACCGCAATTAACATAGTCAAAATAATTCAACAGAGCCACATAATCAcacatataatattattaaatgatAGTCTAATGAAAACAGAGTGTTACATAGATAACATTTTATACTACAGAAAGCTGAATTTTTAAGTATTTTAGATTATGTTCAGCAGAAAATACCAAGAGAATGTGGGTATGTGTCTATATACATACACTTATACTTGAACATGTAAAATAATGCTGTATTGAAATAGTTTCGCAcagtttatttttatattacctctggttttttattaaaaacaattggtttttagattcattgaataactgatgtactGTTTGGTCTATATATTGTAcatcagatacatcagttatttagTAAATCTacaaaataatttgtttcataTAAAAATGATCGGAGTGAGTaatgaatttaaattattttaatgtctACCTTAATATAAAAACTGAATATATAGGAAAAAAGCAAATGATGCAcgctatttttgttttttggtttacaatgagctgagaatcgaacccataacctatagcgtactacccaaatccctcaccactagaccaaacctagtggcttgatGCACACCTATTTTGCTAGTTCTCATTCTCATTCTAAACAAAGTGATCAAAGATAAAATTCAAACACACACTGTATGTGTGCAATACGTTCAACAACCCTTAAAGTGTGCGGGCGGCCCTAGCGTAcaccaaaattatatatttagtaGTATAAAATGCTACTAAagaagttgaatttttttttattttttaagaatttgAGCAACATATGTTTACACGTTATTCAACTTATAAAGTTGGAGAAAATTTTGACAAATTGAATCTCCATGGTACTAGGTTAGGAATTGGATTTTATAACCCTTCTTTGGAGAATGTTACCGTTGTTGATGcatttgattttataattgATGAGTTTGGGAAACAAGGTATGATGGTGTTGGTTGATAATCATGTTAGTGATCCTAAATGGTGTTGTGACAATAATGATGGAAATGGATTCTTTGGTGACCAATATTTTGACCCTCAAGAATGGTTAGAAGGACTTTCTGATGTTGCCAAATAAAACCTCAGGTtcaaataaaacattattttcatCTCTTCTataagatataaaaataatggctttaaaacttaaaataaacgtaagagatcaaattaaaacctaaattaaaaacattttattaGAGATATAGCTTTAGTAGAGTATGACATGACTTGTATCTAAGATACATTCAAGGCTCAACTAGTCTTTTTTGGGTaaagataaatttaatttaatttgttaatcCTCTCTTGAAATCACcattcaaattcaaagaaattttttgtttatagatTACGAAATCATCCCTTTACTCTAAAGGTTTGTTTGGCAAGGCAAAGAAGGTAGCTTCTAGCTTCTgttttataagctaaaagtcCTGTTTGGTAACGGtcttttcagaaagagcttTTAGCTTCTTTTACTGACTTTTAGCTTCTTTTtcagaagctatttcaagtagcttctaAGCCAGAAGTGTCAGAAGCCAGAAGCCAGAAGTCAGTAGCTTCTCAGCCAAAaactatttttgccaaacagagcctaaataTTTGTTAATTATACAAAAACTTTAGTATCCTAAATAATTACATAAGTATATATTTCAAGAGTACTAGGTAAATGCATTAtgtcttaaaataattaaatattttttctaatgTTTGAGTTTTGAATAGGTTGTGGCAATAGGGATGAGAAATGAATTAAGAGGTCCAAATCAAGACAAAAACAATAGGCACAAGTACATGAGCCAAGGAGCTACAATTGTTCACAAAGCAAATCCAAATGTTTTAGTCTTTGTTTCTGGCTTAAACTATGACACTGATTTAAGTTTCTTGAAGACAAATCCTCTAAATGTTAGCATAGGGAACAAATTGGTATATGAGTTACATTCCTATGCATGGTCAAATGGGTCACCAAATGATTGGAATCAGCAACCAGTGAACAAAAAATGTGCCAAAATGTCCCATTGTCACGAGTTTAATAaaatagggatggcaatgggtagggtatgggtagggtactgtGGTACCTATCCCCATACCcacagtttgaaaaaatacccaTACACATtctcatacccgcgtgggtaacaacctttgttcccgtccccataccctatgggtacctaagtacccatACCTGTACCCGTTACccacatttttattaaaaataaatcaattgattataaaatatcatattgttttaatatgattatttttttttaagattttaatgttgacacatgaaaattataaacaataaatttaccaacctcatgttaaagttcagttctttgttgacatatttACATTAattgtgtttatgttatattataaataaacatttttattaaaaatgtgtaataatttaatagttgtgatatttttttaaattgatatacgtatgttattatataaaaatatatacaaaaaaataaatatatattatatgggtATGGGGCGGAGTGGGTAATAAGGTACCCATatccgcacccatacccgttcatttttgcgggtaattacccgtACCCGTgtccgtacccaaaatgcgggtttttaccctacccattatgggtattttttgcgggtacccactaggtatgggtcaaattgtcattCCTAAAATAGGGGAACAAACCAACACATCGagttcaagtgattaatgagttttcTCGAATAAATTATTCGAGAATATCCAAATTCAATTTCTTATAGGAACAATTCTTGATCaactcttttcaaaattatattacttttttttttttaactactttaactattttaacattttcctttaacGTTGTAGGATCCAGATGAGTGACAAACTCTACCTAATAGTTTTAACGCTATTGCATGCCCAAATCAGAGATGAAACTCAGCACCTTGAATAAAATCCTCACTTTAAAACtgaagaatataaaaaaataaaaataaaaaagtgtaatccaaattccataaaaaaacaCACGTGGCAAAAGGTGGTGGTTACCGCTGATATGGCGTTCAGAGTAACGTCGACATTCTTC
This genomic interval from Trifolium pratense cultivar HEN17-A07 linkage group LG6, ARS_RC_1.1, whole genome shotgun sequence contains the following:
- the LOC123892143 gene encoding glycosyl hydrolase 5 family protein-like, which gives rise to MFTRYSTYKVGENFDKLNLHGTRLGIGFYNPSLENVTVVDAFDFIIDEFGKQGMMVLVDNHVSDPKWCCDNNDGNGFFGDQYFDPQEWLEGLSDVVAIGMRNELRGPNQDKNNRHKYMSQGATIVHKANPNVLVFVSGLNYDTDLSFLKTNPLNVSIGNKLVYELHSYAWSNGSPNDWNQQPVNKKCAKMSHCHEFNKIGMAMGRDPDE